From the genome of Carcharodon carcharias isolate sCarCar2 chromosome 34, sCarCar2.pri, whole genome shotgun sequence, one region includes:
- the LOC121272674 gene encoding vascular endothelial growth factor A-like isoform X1: MERGGHFILNKPLISLPLSLSLSASLSLSLFQLSKEAPGVMPFEEVWNRSHCRAIEVLVDVTREYPSEAEYIFKPSCVPLLRCAGCCGDEKLRCTVREMYNVTIQVIKLKPLEHVSSQEEKIFTEHSSCECRLRRKRLKGDRRNVKRKGQRRRVKMGDMSELNQCPTARWRHFQAS; this comes from the exons ATGGAAAGGGGCGGACACTTTATTTTAAACAAACCActaatttctctccctctctctctctctctctctgcctctctctctctctctctctttcagctctCTAAAGAAGCTCCAGGAG TGATGCCGTTTGAGGAGGTTTGGAATCGCAGCCACTGCCGGGCCATTGAGGTGCTGGTGGATGTTACCCGTGAGTACCCAAGCGAGGCCGAGTACATCTTCAAGCCCTCCTGCGTTCCTCTCTTGCGATGCGCcggctgctgtggggatgagaAGCTGCGGTGTACAGTACGGGAAATGTACAACGTGACGATACAG GTCATTAAATTAAAACCTTTGGAGCACGTGTCTAGCCAAGAGGAGAAGATCTTCACTGAGCATAGCAGCTGTGAATGCCG actGCGGCGGAAGCGATTGAAAGGCGACAg gagaaaCGTCAAGAGGAAAGGTCAGAGGAGGCGCGTAAAGATGGGAGACATGTCTGAGCTTAACCA atgCCCCACAGCAAGATGGAGGCATTTCCAAGCGTCCTAA